In Xyrauchen texanus isolate HMW12.3.18 chromosome 27, RBS_HiC_50CHRs, whole genome shotgun sequence, one genomic interval encodes:
- the adora2aa gene encoding adenosine A2a receptor a: MLSNAFDVVYMMLELLIALLSVLGNVLVCWAVGLNSNLQSITNFFVVSLAVADIAVGVLAIPFSIVISTGFCANFYGCLFIACFVLVLTQSSIFSLLAIAIDRYIAIRIPLRYNSLVTGHRAKGIIAICWVLSVIIGLTPMLGWHKERSGKPSNSTCQPGMMECMFEKVVVMDYMVYFNFFACVLLPLLLMLAIYLRIFMAARHQLKCIESKALPCELKSRSILQKEVQAAKSLAIIVGLFAVCWLPLHIINCFTLFCPECQRPPIIIMYLAIILSHANSVVNPFIYAYRIREFRHTFRKIVHYHILGRREPLSSNGSTRTSARASMADSLRIKVNGLVRDLYTEQSSTTSSCENAEPGRTHRNISTENSILDNKPLEDTYSHRNRADSSLRIPESELTGNNRRTACRKHALFEIRDGTDLSSSLHIKSVLCLQTAHCTELTEVS; this comes from the exons ATGCTGAGCAATGCCTTCGATGTGGTGTACATGATGCTGGAGCTGCTGATTGCCCTGCTCTCTGTCCTGGGCAACGTGCTGGTCTGCTGGGCAGTGGGCCTCAACAGCAACCTCCAGAGCATCACCAACTTCTTTGTTGTTTCACTGGCTGTTGCAGATATTGCTGTGGGTGTGCTGGCCATCCCTTTCTCCATCGTGATCAGCACTGGTTTCTGTGCCAATTTCTATGGTTGTCTCTTCATCGCCTGCTTTGTGTTAGTATTGACTCAGAGCTCCATATTTAGCCTTTTGGCTATTGCCATTGACCGCTACATTGCCATCAGGATCCCACTAAG ataTAACAGCCTAGTAACAGGGCATCGTGCCAAAGGCATCATTGCAATCTGCTGGGTTCTATCGGTGATCATCGGTCTCACGCCCATGCTAGGCTGGCACAAAGAACGCTCTGGGAAGCCTTCCAACAGCACCTGCCAGCCCGGCATGATGGAGTGTATGTTCGAGAAGGTTGTCGTCATGGACTACATGGTTTACTTTAACTTCTTTGCCTGTGTGCTGCTGCCTTTGCTTCTCATGCTGGCCATATACCTACGAATCTTCATGGCTGCACGCCACCAACTCAAATGCATTGAGTCCAAGGCCTTGCCGTGTGAGCTCAAGTCCCGCTCTATCCTGCAGAAAGAGGTCCAGGCAGCAAAGTCACTGGCAATCATTGTTGGATTGTTTGCGGTGTGCTGGCTGCCTTTGCACATCATCAACTGTTTCACTCTATTTTGTCCGGAGTGTCAACGGCCGCCGATTATTATCATGTACCTGGCTATAATCCTCTCACATGCTAATTCGGTCGTCAACCCTTTCATCTATGCCTACCGTATTCGCGAATTCAGACACACCTTCCGAAAAATCGTGCACTATCATATCTTGGGCAGACGGGAGCCGCTATCTAGCAATGGGAGCACCCGTACCTCTGCCCGAGCAAGCATGGCAGACTCGCTTAGAATTAAAGTCAACGGGCTGGTGCGAGATCTCTACACCGAGCAGAGCAGCACAACCAGTAGCTGTGAAAATGCAGAGCCTGGGCGTACACATAGGAATATTTCTACAGAAAACTCAATATTAGACAACAAGCCTTTAGAAGACACTTATTCTCACAGGAATCGAGCAGACTCTTCTCTAAGGATTCCAGAGTCAGAGCTCACTGGGAATAATCGGAGAACTGCCTGCAGGAAGCATGCTTTGTTTGAAATTAGGGATGGGACAGATCTGTCCTCGTCTCTTCATATTAAATCAGTTCTGTGCCTACAAACAGCTCACTGTACtgagctcacagaggtttcctgA